The following proteins come from a genomic window of Microbacterium sp. SY138:
- the dnaN gene encoding DNA polymerase III subunit beta: MRFQVNRDVFSEAVSFVVKLLPQRNPQPILAGVLIEADGSGLTLSAFDYEASARTTIEATVETPGTLLVHGRLLSDIASRLPNAPIEIAIEEDGGIAVTCGSARFTLAAMPVEEYPSIPEVTGSSGVVPADDFGTAIAQVGFAASRDDVTPVLTGVQLEVSGHTLSLVATDRYRVSLRDVPWDGEAVEATALVPARTLLEVGKTFGHAGTIQVAFSGAGDREIIAFTAGNKTVTSLLIKGNFPPVRRLFPEQTDHYAVVNTADLVEAVRRVSLVLDRAAPLRFTFSNDSVTMDASGGDHARASESVDAILSGGDEVTLGLNPQYLIEALGAVKSEFVRVTFTSSDNANKLSPVLITSQTSVDQAGLDSFKYLLQPNLLLR, encoded by the coding sequence GTGAGGTTTCAGGTCAACCGCGATGTCTTCAGCGAGGCTGTCTCGTTCGTCGTCAAGCTTCTGCCGCAGCGCAATCCTCAGCCGATCCTCGCCGGCGTCCTGATCGAAGCCGATGGTTCCGGTCTGACGCTCTCGGCATTCGACTACGAGGCTTCCGCCCGCACCACCATCGAGGCGACGGTCGAGACCCCGGGAACGCTCCTGGTGCATGGCCGGCTCCTCTCGGACATCGCCAGCCGACTTCCGAACGCTCCGATCGAGATCGCCATCGAGGAAGACGGGGGCATCGCGGTCACCTGCGGCTCCGCACGATTCACCCTCGCAGCCATGCCCGTCGAGGAATACCCCTCGATCCCCGAGGTGACCGGTTCGTCCGGTGTGGTCCCGGCCGACGACTTCGGCACGGCGATCGCCCAGGTCGGATTCGCCGCGTCGCGTGACGACGTGACTCCTGTGCTCACGGGTGTGCAGCTCGAGGTCTCGGGACACACGCTGAGCCTCGTCGCGACCGACCGTTACCGCGTCTCGCTGCGGGATGTGCCGTGGGACGGCGAGGCCGTCGAAGCCACCGCCCTGGTCCCTGCCCGCACTCTGCTCGAGGTCGGCAAGACCTTCGGACACGCCGGCACGATCCAGGTGGCGTTCTCCGGAGCGGGCGACCGAGAGATCATCGCCTTCACCGCGGGCAACAAGACCGTCACTTCTCTCCTGATCAAGGGCAACTTCCCGCCTGTACGCCGACTGTTCCCCGAGCAGACCGACCACTACGCGGTCGTGAACACCGCAGACCTCGTCGAGGCCGTTCGCCGAGTCTCACTCGTGCTCGATCGTGCTGCTCCCCTGCGTTTCACGTTCTCGAACGACAGTGTGACGATGGACGCCTCCGGCGGAGACCACGCACGGGCATCCGAGTCGGTCGACGCGATCCTCTCCGGTGGCGATGAGGTCACGCTGGGCCTGAACCCGCAGTACCTGATCGAGGCTCTCGGCGCCGTCAAGAGCGAGTTCGTGCGCGTCACGTTCACGTCGAGCGACAACGCCAACAAGCTGAGCCCCGTGCTCATCACGAGCCAGACCTCGGTCGACCAGGCGGGTCTCGACTCGTTCAAGTACCTGCTCCAGCCGAACCTCCTCCTGCGCTGA
- a CDS encoding VIT family protein, translating into MTAHEGEPHGAGLGQRLNWLRAGVLGANDGIVSVASLVVGVAGATTDNAALLTAGIAGLVGGAISMALGEYVSVSSQRDSERALIAKESEELRTMPAVELDELTQLYRERGLSDETARQVAEELTAHDALAAHLEVELGIDQDDLVNPWHAAMSSAIAFTLGALLPLLAILLPPPEWRVPVTFVAVLLALAVTGTLSAKIGGSAPVRASVRLVIGGGLALAATWLIGTLLGTTGVV; encoded by the coding sequence ATGACAGCGCATGAAGGTGAACCGCACGGTGCCGGTCTCGGTCAGCGACTGAACTGGCTGCGTGCGGGAGTTCTCGGAGCGAACGACGGCATCGTCTCGGTCGCCTCCCTCGTGGTCGGGGTCGCCGGCGCCACAACCGACAACGCGGCGCTCCTCACGGCGGGTATCGCCGGCCTGGTCGGCGGAGCGATCTCCATGGCCCTCGGGGAGTACGTCTCGGTGAGCAGTCAGCGAGACAGCGAACGCGCCCTCATCGCGAAAGAGAGCGAGGAGCTGCGCACGATGCCCGCTGTGGAGCTCGATGAACTCACGCAGCTCTATCGCGAGAGGGGGCTCTCGGACGAGACGGCGCGACAGGTGGCCGAAGAGCTCACCGCGCACGATGCCCTCGCCGCGCACCTGGAGGTCGAACTCGGCATCGACCAGGACGACCTCGTCAATCCCTGGCATGCGGCCATGTCGTCGGCGATCGCTTTCACCCTCGGCGCGCTATTGCCCTTGCTCGCCATCCTCCTTCCGCCGCCGGAGTGGCGGGTTCCGGTGACCTTCGTCGCCGTCCTCCTCGCCCTGGCCGTCACGGGAACACTGTCCGCGAAGATCGGAGGTTCGGCGCCCGTGCGAGCATCGGTCCGACTGGTGATCGGTGGTGGGCTCGCCCTGGCGGCGACCTGGCTCATCGGCACGCTTCTCGGCACGACGGGCGTCGTCTAG
- a CDS encoding DciA family protein, giving the protein MTDAARHPSASSPSAPTPDTPPPVADVPETIGTYLRLRGLQPSSKSWKRKRRIATDDDNAPFTPGRDPGALGAVLDKLSRDSGWQITLAREDLVRQWADLAGADTAKHSEPVSLERGLLTVKCDSTAWAKNLQFMRATILTEIGRRYPDAGVENLRFIGPDVPSWKWGPRAVPGRGPRDTYG; this is encoded by the coding sequence ATGACTGACGCGGCACGCCATCCGTCCGCTTCGAGCCCCTCGGCACCGACTCCGGACACTCCCCCTCCGGTGGCCGATGTTCCCGAGACGATCGGCACCTATCTGCGGCTGCGCGGGCTGCAGCCGAGTTCCAAGAGCTGGAAACGCAAGCGACGCATCGCGACCGACGACGACAACGCACCCTTCACGCCCGGGCGAGACCCCGGCGCGCTCGGTGCGGTGCTCGACAAGCTGAGTCGTGACTCCGGCTGGCAGATCACCCTCGCCCGAGAAGATCTCGTGCGCCAATGGGCTGATCTCGCAGGCGCAGACACCGCGAAGCACTCCGAACCCGTCTCCCTGGAGCGCGGCCTGCTCACCGTGAAGTGCGACTCGACCGCGTGGGCGAAGAACCTGCAGTTCATGCGGGCGACGATTCTCACCGAGATCGGCCGACGGTATCCCGATGCGGGCGTCGAGAACCTCCGCTTCATCGGACCGGACGTTCCCTCGTGGAAATGGGGTCCCAGAGCCGTTCCAGGACGGGGCCCGCGCGATACCTACGGGTAG
- the recF gene encoding DNA replication/repair protein RecF yields the protein MIVEHLSLVDFRNYATAELTLHRGPNVLVGRNGQGKTNLAEAVVFLATLGSHRVSSDAPMVRDGQEFAVIRARLSHGERRVLAEIQVNRQGSNKARINGSPSKPNELPRYAHVVLFAPEDLQIVRGDPSARRRFTDQLLIQRTPRLAAVLADYDRVLKQRNALLKSARARGVRGEGLSTLDVWDDKLVSLGSEIITARQRLAADLQQPVADAYEAIAGADHRPQLEWALSVGGGDPEEGEEGAEGAETGPSADRLTDPIRIAEVFRASLAAKRSKELDRGLTLTGPHRDDLVLRVRDLPVKGYASHGESWSVALALRLASAELLRSESPAGDPVLILDDVFAELDADRRQRLAALTAGYEQVVVTAAVEEDIPEVLHAHVVRISAGTISDEREATDD from the coding sequence GTGATTGTGGAGCACCTGAGTCTGGTCGATTTCCGCAATTACGCGACCGCTGAACTCACCCTCCACCGCGGACCCAACGTGCTTGTCGGGCGCAACGGTCAGGGAAAGACGAATCTGGCCGAAGCCGTGGTGTTCCTCGCCACGCTCGGTTCGCACCGGGTGTCATCTGATGCGCCGATGGTCCGCGATGGCCAGGAGTTCGCGGTGATCCGTGCCCGACTGTCGCACGGAGAGCGTCGCGTGCTCGCCGAGATCCAGGTGAACAGGCAGGGATCGAACAAGGCTCGCATCAACGGATCGCCGTCGAAGCCGAACGAACTCCCCCGCTACGCGCACGTCGTGCTGTTCGCTCCGGAAGACCTGCAGATCGTGAGGGGGGACCCCTCAGCTCGGCGCCGCTTCACGGATCAGCTCCTCATCCAGCGCACGCCGAGGCTCGCAGCTGTGCTCGCCGACTACGACCGCGTCCTGAAGCAGCGCAATGCGCTGCTGAAGTCGGCGCGTGCTCGCGGCGTTCGCGGCGAAGGTCTGAGCACTCTGGACGTCTGGGACGACAAGCTGGTCTCCCTCGGATCGGAGATCATCACCGCCCGTCAGCGCCTGGCGGCGGATCTGCAGCAGCCCGTGGCCGATGCCTACGAGGCGATCGCCGGTGCAGATCATCGTCCCCAGCTGGAATGGGCGCTCTCGGTGGGCGGCGGAGACCCCGAAGAGGGGGAAGAGGGAGCGGAAGGTGCCGAGACGGGGCCGTCCGCAGACAGACTCACCGATCCGATTCGTATCGCCGAGGTGTTCCGCGCATCCCTTGCGGCGAAGCGATCGAAAGAACTCGATCGCGGACTGACCCTCACCGGGCCGCACCGAGACGACCTGGTGCTGCGGGTCCGCGACCTCCCGGTCAAGGGATACGCCTCCCACGGGGAATCGTGGTCGGTGGCTCTCGCCCTGCGGCTCGCGTCGGCCGAGCTGCTCCGCAGCGAATCTCCCGCCGGCGATCCGGTGCTCATCCTCGACGACGTCTTCGCAGAACTCGACGCCGATCGGCGTCAGCGGTTGGCGGCCTTGACCGCCGGTTATGAGCAAGTGGTGGTCACGGCAGCGGTGGAGGAGGATATCCCCGAGGTGCTGCATGCCCACGTGGTACGGATCAGCGCCGGAACCATCAGCGACGAGCGGGAGGCGACGGATGACTGA
- the dnaA gene encoding chromosomal replication initiator protein DnaA: MSSPAQPDVPIWTTVQELLVDDDRVTPQLQGFLSLAVPAGVMSATLYLEVPNDLTAAQINKRLRLPIMEALSHIGEEVTSYRVVVNHELAEQQTAPIAVGDFGRHEQVRVESPMEQPTQLRHESRLNPKYTFDNFVIGQSNRFAHAAAVAVAEAPAKAYNPLFIYGDSGLGKTHLLHAIGDYAQSLYAGVKVRYVSSEEFTNDFINSIANNRGAAFQARYRDVDILLIDDIQFLQGRAETQEAFFHTFNTLHDHNKQVVITSDVAPKHLTGFEDRMRSRFEWGLITDVQAPDLETRIAILRKKAQSEALHIPDEVLEYIATVVSSNIRELEGALIRVSAFASLNRSALDISLAQTVLRDIIDTAEDNIISPTDIITATAQYFKLTVDDLYGSSRSQQIATARQIAMYLCRERTSLSLPKIGQLFGNRDHTTVMYAYKKISELMKERRSIYNQVTEITTQLGRR, encoded by the coding sequence ATGTCATCACCTGCCCAGCCCGACGTCCCCATCTGGACCACGGTGCAGGAGCTTCTGGTCGACGACGATCGGGTCACACCTCAGCTGCAGGGCTTCCTCAGTCTCGCCGTCCCGGCAGGGGTGATGTCAGCGACGCTGTATCTGGAAGTGCCGAACGATCTCACCGCGGCGCAGATCAACAAGCGCCTGCGCCTGCCGATCATGGAGGCCCTCTCGCACATCGGCGAAGAGGTCACGTCCTACCGCGTCGTCGTCAACCACGAGCTGGCAGAGCAGCAGACGGCGCCGATCGCGGTCGGCGACTTCGGGCGCCACGAGCAGGTGCGTGTCGAATCCCCCATGGAACAGCCGACCCAGCTGCGCCACGAATCGCGGCTGAATCCGAAGTACACCTTCGACAACTTCGTGATCGGACAGTCCAACCGCTTCGCGCACGCCGCGGCCGTCGCGGTCGCCGAAGCGCCGGCCAAGGCCTACAACCCCCTCTTCATCTATGGAGACTCCGGTCTCGGGAAGACCCACCTCCTTCACGCCATCGGCGACTACGCGCAATCCCTCTACGCAGGGGTCAAGGTCCGCTACGTCTCGAGCGAGGAGTTCACGAACGACTTCATCAACTCGATCGCGAACAACCGCGGCGCCGCGTTCCAGGCGCGCTACCGCGACGTCGACATCCTCCTGATCGACGACATCCAGTTCCTGCAGGGACGCGCCGAGACGCAGGAAGCCTTCTTCCACACCTTCAACACGCTGCACGATCACAACAAGCAGGTCGTGATCACCAGCGACGTGGCCCCGAAGCACCTGACCGGGTTCGAGGACCGTATGCGCAGCCGCTTCGAGTGGGGTCTGATCACCGATGTGCAGGCGCCCGACCTCGAGACGCGTATCGCGATCCTCCGGAAGAAGGCGCAGAGCGAGGCCCTCCATATTCCCGACGAGGTACTCGAGTACATCGCGACCGTGGTGTCATCGAACATCCGGGAACTGGAGGGCGCACTCATCCGGGTGTCGGCCTTCGCGAGCCTGAACCGCTCCGCTCTCGACATCTCCCTGGCGCAGACCGTGCTCCGCGACATCATCGACACGGCCGAGGACAACATCATCTCGCCGACCGACATCATCACGGCGACTGCACAGTACTTCAAGCTCACGGTCGACGACCTCTACGGCTCCAGCCGGTCGCAGCAGATCGCGACCGCCCGCCAGATCGCGATGTACCTGTGTCGCGAGCGGACCAGTCTCTCCCTGCCGAAGATCGGACAGCTGTTCGGCAACCGCGACCACACCACGGTCATGTACGCGTACAAGAAGATCAGCGAGCTCATGAAGGAGCGCCGCTCCATCTACAACCAGGTCACCGAGATCACCACGCAGCTCGGACGACGCTGA
- the gyrB gene encoding DNA topoisomerase (ATP-hydrolyzing) subunit B gives MTPESPADETESNTGGTPATEGTIAPKAKQPGEYGADSIQILEGLEAVRKRPGMYIGSTGPRGLHHLVYEIVDNSVDEALAGYADTIFVTMLADGGVRVVDNGRGIPVDPHSSDPNKSTVEVVLTILHAGGKFGGGAYAVSGGLHGVGSSVVNALSTRFDVEVKQKGFVWRHSFADGGIPQQKLEKGEATEETGTSITFWPDASIFTETIEFEYDTLRTRFQQMAFLNKGLRIELRDERESSAYEVEEDGATVTKQPGDVFFYERGLVDYVEYLNKVRHAEVVNDEIIAFESEDTERKISLEVAMQWTTSYTENVFTYANTINTHEGGTHEEGFRAALTTLVNKYARANNLLKEKDDNLSGDDVREGLTAVISIKLGEPQFEGQTKTKLGNTEAKAFVQKVVGDQLGDWFERNPNQAKNVIRKAIDAATARLAARKARETARRKSVFESAAMPDKLKDCTSKDPSISEIFLVEGDSAGGSAVQGRDPHTQAILALRGKILNVERARLDKALGNKEVQAMIQAFGTGIGEEFDIEKARYHKIVLMADADVDGQHITTLLLTLLFRYMRGLIEAGFVYLAMPPLYRLKWSNSAHEYVFSDAERDALLKHGIDNGKRIPKDAGIQRYKGLGEMNPKELWETTMDHTTRTLQQITIEDAAAADEIFSVLMGEDVESRRSFIQRNAKDVRFLDI, from the coding sequence ATGACGCCTGAATCCCCTGCTGACGAGACGGAATCGAACACCGGGGGAACCCCCGCAACCGAGGGCACCATCGCACCCAAGGCGAAGCAGCCGGGTGAGTACGGTGCGGATTCGATCCAGATCCTCGAAGGCCTCGAAGCCGTGCGCAAGCGCCCCGGCATGTACATCGGGTCCACCGGGCCTCGAGGACTCCACCACCTGGTCTACGAGATCGTCGACAACTCCGTCGATGAGGCACTGGCCGGTTACGCCGACACGATCTTCGTGACGATGCTCGCGGATGGCGGTGTGCGCGTCGTCGACAACGGTCGCGGCATCCCGGTCGACCCGCACTCGTCGGACCCCAACAAGTCGACGGTCGAGGTCGTGCTCACCATCCTGCACGCCGGTGGAAAGTTCGGCGGTGGTGCCTACGCCGTCTCCGGTGGTCTGCACGGTGTCGGCTCCTCCGTCGTGAACGCGCTGTCGACGCGCTTCGACGTCGAGGTCAAGCAGAAGGGCTTCGTCTGGCGGCACAGCTTCGCCGACGGCGGTATCCCCCAGCAGAAGCTCGAGAAGGGCGAAGCGACCGAAGAGACCGGAACGAGCATCACGTTCTGGCCGGACGCCTCGATCTTCACCGAGACGATCGAGTTCGAGTACGACACCCTCCGCACGCGGTTCCAGCAGATGGCATTCCTCAACAAGGGCCTTCGCATCGAGCTGCGCGACGAGCGGGAGTCCTCCGCCTACGAGGTGGAGGAAGACGGGGCCACCGTCACCAAGCAGCCCGGCGACGTGTTCTTCTACGAACGGGGTCTCGTCGACTACGTCGAGTACCTCAACAAGGTGCGTCACGCCGAAGTCGTCAACGACGAGATCATCGCGTTCGAATCGGAGGACACCGAGCGCAAGATCTCGCTCGAGGTCGCGATGCAGTGGACCACGTCGTACACCGAGAACGTCTTCACCTATGCGAACACGATCAACACCCACGAGGGTGGAACGCATGAGGAGGGCTTCCGCGCGGCGCTGACCACCCTGGTCAACAAGTACGCCCGCGCGAACAACCTGCTCAAGGAGAAGGACGACAACCTCTCCGGCGACGACGTGCGCGAGGGCCTGACGGCGGTCATCTCGATCAAGCTCGGCGAACCGCAGTTCGAGGGCCAGACGAAGACCAAGCTCGGCAACACCGAGGCGAAGGCTTTCGTTCAGAAGGTCGTCGGCGATCAGCTCGGGGACTGGTTCGAGCGCAACCCGAACCAGGCGAAGAACGTCATCCGCAAGGCGATCGACGCCGCGACCGCTCGCCTCGCCGCCCGCAAGGCGCGCGAGACCGCCCGCCGCAAGAGCGTCTTCGAGTCGGCCGCCATGCCGGACAAGCTCAAGGACTGCACGAGCAAGGACCCGTCCATCAGCGAGATCTTCCTGGTGGAGGGTGACTCGGCCGGTGGCTCCGCGGTGCAGGGTCGCGACCCGCACACGCAGGCGATCCTGGCGCTACGAGGGAAGATCCTCAACGTCGAGCGTGCGCGTCTCGACAAGGCCCTGGGCAACAAGGAAGTCCAGGCGATGATCCAGGCCTTCGGCACGGGCATCGGCGAAGAGTTCGACATCGAGAAGGCGCGCTATCACAAGATCGTGCTGATGGCCGATGCCGACGTCGATGGCCAGCACATCACGACGCTGCTGCTGACGCTGCTCTTCCGCTACATGCGCGGTCTGATCGAGGCCGGCTTCGTGTACCTCGCGATGCCGCCGCTGTACCGCCTGAAGTGGTCCAACTCCGCGCACGAGTACGTGTTCAGCGACGCCGAGCGCGATGCCCTGCTCAAGCACGGCATCGACAACGGCAAGCGGATCCCGAAGGACGCCGGCATCCAGCGGTACAAGGGTCTCGGTGAGATGAACCCGAAGGAGCTGTGGGAGACGACGATGGATCACACCACGCGCACCCTGCAGCAGATCACCATCGAGGACGCGGCCGCGGCCGACGAGATCTTCAGCGTGCTGATGGGCGAGGACGTCGAGTCCCGACGCAGCTTCATCCAGCGCAACGCCAAGGACGTCCGCTTCCTCGACATCTGA
- the gyrA gene encoding DNA gyrase subunit A: MTDEERTEPEHDHGKIDQVDLQSEMQRSYLDYAMAVIVGRALPDVRDGLKPVHRRVIYGMYDGGFRPDKSFSKCARVVGEVMGQYHPHGDSAIYDALVRLVQPWSLRYPLALGQGNFGSPGNMGAAAPRYTETKMAPLALEMVRDIEEDTVDFTDNYDGQTQEPTVLPARFPNLLVNGSVGIAVGMATNIPPHNLREVSDAALWALDNPGISREELLEGLIQRVPGPDFPTGAQILGTKGIHEAYRTGRGSITMRAVVNVEEIQGRTCLVITELPYQVNPDNVAVKIGDLARDGKITGIADIRDESSDRTGQRLVVVLKRDAVARVVLNNLYKHTQLQENFGANMLAIVDGVPRTLAIDGFITHWISHQIDVIVRRTEFRLREAEKRMHILRGYLKALDALDEVIALIRRSQTTADANEGLQKLLDIDEIQADAILQMQLRRLAALERQKIIDQANELEAQITDYKAILADEGRQRTIIREELTGIVDRFGDERRTHILHGFDGDVSMEDLIAEEEMVVTVTREGYIKRTRSDNYRSQHRGGKGVKGAQLRANDIVEHFFVTTTHHWLLFFTDKGRVYRAKTYEVPEAGRDAKGMHVANLLALQPDENIAQVLDIRDYQVADYLVLATREGLVKKTRLEAYDTNRQGGVIAIRLNDEDELVSALLVNAEDDILLISRRGMSVRFEATDEALRPMGRATAGVRGMKFKIDEDCLLSASVAAPGKFVFVVTDGGYAKRTAVEEYRVQGRGGTGIKVAKLNDDRGTLAGGLIVSEDDEVLVVLSSGKVVRSAVAEVPAKGRDTMGVVFARTTEADRILAIARNGERGLAEDEADAEDAETQAPETTPTPEDTDA, translated from the coding sequence ATGACTGACGAAGAACGCACCGAGCCGGAACACGATCACGGCAAGATCGATCAGGTCGACCTGCAGTCGGAGATGCAGCGCAGCTACCTCGACTACGCGATGGCCGTCATCGTGGGGCGCGCGCTCCCCGACGTGCGCGACGGGCTCAAGCCCGTGCACCGCCGCGTGATCTACGGCATGTACGACGGCGGCTTCCGCCCCGACAAGTCGTTCTCGAAGTGCGCCCGTGTGGTGGGCGAGGTCATGGGCCAGTACCACCCGCACGGCGACTCGGCGATCTACGACGCCCTCGTGCGACTGGTGCAGCCGTGGTCGCTGCGGTATCCGCTGGCTCTCGGCCAGGGCAACTTCGGGTCCCCGGGCAACATGGGCGCGGCAGCCCCGCGATACACCGAGACCAAGATGGCCCCGCTCGCGCTCGAGATGGTGCGCGACATCGAAGAAGACACCGTCGACTTCACCGACAACTACGACGGCCAGACGCAGGAGCCGACGGTCCTCCCGGCCCGCTTCCCGAACCTGCTCGTCAACGGCTCGGTCGGTATCGCGGTCGGCATGGCCACGAACATCCCCCCGCACAACCTGCGCGAGGTGTCCGATGCGGCGCTCTGGGCACTCGACAACCCCGGCATCTCCCGTGAGGAGCTGCTCGAAGGTCTTATCCAGCGCGTTCCCGGTCCCGACTTCCCGACCGGTGCGCAGATCCTCGGCACCAAGGGCATCCACGAGGCGTACCGCACGGGTCGCGGCTCGATCACGATGCGCGCGGTCGTCAACGTCGAGGAGATCCAGGGCCGCACCTGCCTCGTCATCACCGAGCTGCCGTACCAGGTGAACCCCGACAACGTGGCGGTGAAGATCGGCGACCTCGCCCGTGACGGCAAGATCACCGGTATCGCCGACATCCGCGATGAGTCCTCGGACCGCACGGGTCAGCGTCTGGTCGTCGTGCTCAAGCGCGACGCGGTCGCGCGGGTCGTGCTGAACAACCTCTACAAGCACACGCAGCTGCAGGAGAACTTCGGCGCGAACATGCTCGCGATCGTCGACGGCGTGCCGCGCACCCTCGCGATCGACGGTTTCATCACGCACTGGATCTCCCACCAGATCGACGTGATCGTCCGCCGCACCGAGTTCCGTCTGCGCGAGGCCGAGAAGCGCATGCACATCCTGCGCGGATATCTGAAGGCGCTCGACGCCCTCGACGAGGTCATCGCGCTCATCCGCCGCTCGCAGACCACGGCGGATGCGAACGAGGGACTCCAGAAGCTCCTCGACATCGACGAGATCCAGGCCGACGCGATCCTGCAGATGCAGCTGCGCCGTCTTGCGGCTCTCGAGCGTCAGAAGATCATCGATCAGGCGAACGAGCTCGAAGCGCAGATCACCGATTACAAGGCGATCCTGGCCGACGAGGGTCGTCAGCGCACGATCATCCGCGAAGAACTGACGGGCATCGTCGACCGCTTCGGCGACGAGCGTCGCACGCACATCCTGCACGGCTTCGACGGTGATGTCTCGATGGAAGACCTCATCGCCGAAGAGGAGATGGTCGTCACCGTCACGCGCGAGGGGTACATCAAGCGCACGCGCAGCGACAACTACCGTTCTCAGCACCGTGGCGGCAAGGGCGTCAAGGGTGCGCAGCTGCGCGCGAACGACATCGTCGAGCACTTCTTCGTGACGACCACGCACCACTGGCTGCTGTTCTTCACCGACAAGGGGCGCGTCTACCGCGCGAAGACCTACGAGGTGCCCGAGGCCGGACGCGACGCGAAGGGCATGCACGTCGCGAACCTGCTCGCCCTGCAGCCGGACGAGAACATCGCCCAGGTGCTCGACATCCGCGACTACCAGGTGGCCGACTACCTGGTGCTGGCGACCCGTGAGGGCCTCGTCAAGAAGACGCGACTCGAGGCGTACGACACCAACCGCCAGGGCGGCGTCATCGCGATCCGTCTGAACGACGAGGACGAGCTCGTCAGCGCATTGCTCGTGAACGCCGAGGACGACATCCTCCTCATCAGCCGCCGCGGCATGTCGGTGCGCTTCGAGGCGACCGATGAGGCCCTGCGGCCGATGGGTCGGGCGACAGCCGGTGTCCGCGGCATGAAGTTCAAGATCGACGAGGACTGCCTGCTCTCGGCATCCGTCGCAGCGCCGGGCAAGTTCGTCTTCGTCGTGACCGACGGAGGCTACGCGAAGCGCACCGCGGTGGAGGAATATCGGGTGCAGGGACGCGGCGGAACAGGCATCAAGGTCGCCAAGCTCAACGACGATCGGGGCACTCTCGCGGGTGGTCTGATCGTCTCCGAGGACGACGAGGTCTTGGTGGTTCTCTCCAGCGGCAAGGTGGTACGCTCTGCCGTGGCCGAGGTCCCCGCCAAGGGTCGAGACACCATGGGAGTGGTGTTCGCCCGGACGACGGAGGCCGATCGCATCCTCGCCATCGCCCGTAACGGTGAGCGTGGCCTCGCCGAAGACGAGGCGGATGCGGAGGATGCCGAGACCCAGGCCCCCGAGACGACACCGACCCCCGAGGATACAGACGCATGA
- a CDS encoding DUF3566 domain-containing protein, with protein sequence MSTVADKLAKKSTRKTSGKQVRLRLVYVDFWSAVKLSFLGAVALAVVTMVSFFLIFLVFQATGIMTTAESFLLGITDNTFVLSEVVGLPQVMAFAAVVAILNLIVFTVLGAVVAGIYNLAVKVTGGLLVGFMSN encoded by the coding sequence ATGAGCACAGTGGCCGACAAGCTGGCGAAGAAGTCGACCCGCAAGACGAGCGGCAAGCAGGTACGCCTCCGACTGGTCTACGTGGACTTCTGGTCGGCCGTGAAGCTCTCGTTCCTCGGAGCGGTGGCCCTCGCGGTCGTCACGATGGTCTCGTTCTTCCTCATCTTCCTGGTCTTCCAGGCGACGGGGATCATGACCACGGCGGAGAGCTTCCTGCTCGGCATCACCGACAACACGTTCGTGCTCTCCGAGGTCGTCGGACTTCCGCAGGTGATGGCGTTCGCGGCGGTTGTCGCGATCCTGAACCTCATCGTCTTCACGGTGCTCGGCGCCGTCGTCGCGGGAATCTACAACCTCGCAGTGAAGGTCACGGGCGGACTGCTCGTCGGCTTCATGTCGAACTGA